A section of the Euwallacea fornicatus isolate EFF26 chromosome 12, ASM4011564v1, whole genome shotgun sequence genome encodes:
- the Rilpl gene encoding RILP-like protein homolog isoform X4 — MPKVINALELLESLATRNERENTVLNELQLKISQLENDKLEKAEYRQKFEKELEVIEEQWRSETKELVTVVSKLQEENRKLLKDQNPNNYSPTTSTDCLNDAEMLQRLKDSLEKQRDEIREKEKMIQEKCLDVDNLKSQIDRLTTTSKELRRKHKSMQTQVRTLCDERADFLVQMQDQQRDINALRKRLGLAQKENEDLIMCDIPIPVNKAVYDLDDPNRPRFTTQELKDILHERNELKARVSDLEDELETFRPKKKVDTFRNKLFNFGPSACDSLLILSNFSSVTFSKQPSPAEEADLYPVDEEAPVQGPLPYEPDDAPWKKSSSESGIRKFFRKIFSESSGGPSFPKRSLSTLSKMALSSTSDSVQY; from the exons ATGCCAAAAGTGATTAATGCCCTCGAGCTACTAGAAAGCCTAGCTACTAGAAACGAACGGGAAAATACAGTATTAAACGAGTTACAACTAAAAATCTCTCAACTCGAAAATGACAAGTTGGAAAAAGCGGAATATCGGCAGAAATTCGAAAag GAGCTAGAAGTTATTGAAGAACAGTGGCGTTCTGAAACTAAAGAGCTTGTAACTGTGGTGTCAAAACTGCaagaagaaaatagaaaattgttaaaagaCCAGAACCCAAATAACTATTCTCCAACTACGTCTACAGACTGCCTCAATGATGCGGAAATGCTGCAACGCCTAAAAGACAGCTTAGAGAAGCAGAGAGATGAGATcagggaaaaagaaaaaatgatacaAGAGAAGTGCTTAGACGTTGACAAT ttaaaatcgCAAATAGATAGACTAACAACGACTAGTAAAGAATTACGCAGAAAGCATAAATCCATGCAAACCCAAGTACGGACTCTCTGCGATGAGAGAGCCGATTTTTTGGTGCAGATGCAGGATCAACAAAGGGATATTAATGCCCTCAGGAAGCGCTTGGGTTTGGCACAAAAAGAGAATGAAGATCTGATAATG tgtGATATTCCAATTCCTGTCAACAAGGCTGTGTACGATTTGGACGATCCAAATAGACCTCGATTCACTACTCAAGAATTGAAGGATATATTGCATGAAAGGAATGAGCTTAAAGCACGAGTAAGTGATTTAGAAGACGAGTTGGAGACTTTCAGACCCAAAAAGAAGGTTGATAC atttagaaataagctttttaattttgggcCAAGTGCATGTGATAGCCTCCtcattttgtcaaattttagcAGTGTTACTTTTAGTAAACAGCCTTCACCAGCCGAGGAGGCTGATCTTTA TCCTGTGGATGAAGAAGCGCCAGTCCAAGGTCCTTTACCTTACGAACCGGATGATGCACCTTGGAAGAAGTCTTCATCTGAGTCAGGAATAAGAAAGTT ttttcggAAGATATTTTCCGAGAGCAGCGGCGGTCCTAGTTTTCCTAAGCGTAGCTTATCCACCCTCTCGAAGATGGCTCTATCATCGACTAGCGACTCAGTGCaatactaa
- the Rilpl gene encoding RILP-like protein homolog isoform X2 produces the protein MPRIRNNLQYYKMEETSDLSGDVTVVDVYDIASEIGKECEKIIDRYGADAVTSLMPKVINALELLESLATRNERENTVLNELQLKISQLENDKLEKAEYRQKFEKELEVIEEQWRSETKELVTVVSKLQEENRKLLKDQNPNNYSPTTSTDCLNDAEMLQRLKDSLEKQRDEIREKEKMIQEKCLDVDNLKSQIDRLTTTSKELRRKHKSMQTQVRTLCDERADFLVQMQDQQRDINALRKRLGLAQKENEDLIMCDIPIPVNKAVYDLDDPNRPRFTTQELKDILHERNELKARVSDLEDELETFRPKKKVDTSVTFSKQPSPAEEADLYPVDEEAPVQGPLPYEPDDAPWKKSSSESGIRKFFRKIFSESSGGPSFPKRSLSTLSKMALSSTSDSVQY, from the exons atgccTCGAATAAGAAATAACCTTcaatattacaaaatggaaGAAACTAGTGATTTATCAGGAGATGTCACAGTCGTGGACGTGTATGATATTGCGTCTGAAATTGGAAAGGAATGTGAAAAAATCATCGACAG ATATGGAGCTGATGCTGTTACCTCCCTAATGCCAAAAGTGATTAATGCCCTCGAGCTACTAGAAAGCCTAGCTACTAGAAACGAACGGGAAAATACAGTATTAAACGAGTTACAACTAAAAATCTCTCAACTCGAAAATGACAAGTTGGAAAAAGCGGAATATCGGCAGAAATTCGAAAag GAGCTAGAAGTTATTGAAGAACAGTGGCGTTCTGAAACTAAAGAGCTTGTAACTGTGGTGTCAAAACTGCaagaagaaaatagaaaattgttaaaagaCCAGAACCCAAATAACTATTCTCCAACTACGTCTACAGACTGCCTCAATGATGCGGAAATGCTGCAACGCCTAAAAGACAGCTTAGAGAAGCAGAGAGATGAGATcagggaaaaagaaaaaatgatacaAGAGAAGTGCTTAGACGTTGACAAT ttaaaatcgCAAATAGATAGACTAACAACGACTAGTAAAGAATTACGCAGAAAGCATAAATCCATGCAAACCCAAGTACGGACTCTCTGCGATGAGAGAGCCGATTTTTTGGTGCAGATGCAGGATCAACAAAGGGATATTAATGCCCTCAGGAAGCGCTTGGGTTTGGCACAAAAAGAGAATGAAGATCTGATAATG tgtGATATTCCAATTCCTGTCAACAAGGCTGTGTACGATTTGGACGATCCAAATAGACCTCGATTCACTACTCAAGAATTGAAGGATATATTGCATGAAAGGAATGAGCTTAAAGCACGAGTAAGTGATTTAGAAGACGAGTTGGAGACTTTCAGACCCAAAAAGAAGGTTGATAC cAGTGTTACTTTTAGTAAACAGCCTTCACCAGCCGAGGAGGCTGATCTTTA TCCTGTGGATGAAGAAGCGCCAGTCCAAGGTCCTTTACCTTACGAACCGGATGATGCACCTTGGAAGAAGTCTTCATCTGAGTCAGGAATAAGAAAGTT ttttcggAAGATATTTTCCGAGAGCAGCGGCGGTCCTAGTTTTCCTAAGCGTAGCTTATCCACCCTCTCGAAGATGGCTCTATCATCGACTAGCGACTCAGTGCaatactaa
- the tos gene encoding exonuclease 1, protein MGITGLLPYLEQATRQCHISEFRKSTVAIDSYCLLHKGANACAEQLARGEDSTLYVDYCMKYVKMLLSYDIHPIMVFDGKNLPAKAKTEAKRRESRKNAKQRAAQLLSLGKLEEARTYLKQCIDVTPKMAHNLIRACQKLKVDCIVAPYESDAQMAFFNMKGVAECVITEDSDLVLFGCKKVLYKLDLAGSGRLVESDKISIAMKMRPDQFTFDKFRFMCILSGCDYVSSLNGIGLKKAEKFIKLTAESNPEIFLDRIPRYLNMKYLEITDEYKRNVLIANATFLHQVVFDPYKKKLVHLIDPEIINTNPEYLVNAGEKFDNEKAYQVAIGNLNPYNFEQFNDWIPSDLSKYSIWAGFCKKRMSSKTDKLIQKSRLQEFVQKKNPKIQSIEVMEKVQIIEEETCINEDLLKYATGSRADIREEPILEHTDPEEESKSNTVSPVIYKNPFLKRKRISKFPKTFYYGNDVVKSRYFCSETSFEPETIRPKNDFESENNSDVGKEEVAFVDELFKKVDSSQIERLSNDETILKSCENSNDIAVKVSCGERQTAIERALFVNDGSREGFTDQHDSKRRKLGPCRRVGLKKTSITQKTLHSFFTNLRKAD, encoded by the exons CACAGTAGCAATTGACTCCTATTGTTTACTACATAAGGGGGCCAATGCTTGTGCTGAACAACTGGCAAGGGGTGAAGACAGTACTTT GTACGTGGACTATTGCatgaaatatgtaaaaatgcTCCTCTCATATGACATCCATCCAATAATGGTATTTGATGGAAAAAACCTTCCAGCCAAAGCAAAAACTGAAGCCAAGCGTCGCGAGTCTCGAAAAAATGCTAAACAGAGAGCAGCCCAACTGCTCAGCTTAGGTAAGCTTGAAGAAGCCAGAACTTATTTGAAACAGTGTATTGATGTTACCCCAAAAATGGCCCATAATCTAATCCGAGCATGTCAAAAACTAAAAGTTGATTGCATAGTAGCACCTTATGAGTCTGATGCtcaaatggcatttttcaaCATGAAAGGTGTGGCTGAATGCGTTATAACTGAAGACTCTGACCTAGTATTATTTGGATGCAAGaaagttttgtataaattgGACTTGGCAGGCTCTGGGCGCTTAGTAGAATCGGACAAAATAAGTATCGCAATGAAAATGAGACCTGATCAATTcacttttgataaatttaggTTTATGTGTATATTATCTGGCTGTGATTATGTTAGCAGCCTTAATGGTATAGGTCTAAAGAAAGCCGAAAAGTTCATTAAATTAACCGCAGAAAGTAATCCTGAAATA TTCCTCGACCGAATTCCTAGGTACCTCAAcatgaaatatttagaaatcaCGGATGaatataaaagaaatgtaCTCATTGCAAACGCAACATTTCTTCATCAAGTGGTATTTGatccttataaaaaaaaattagttcacCTTATCGATCCGGAAATAATAAACACTAATCCAGAATATTTGGTTAATGCCGgcgaaaaatttgataatgaaAAAGCTTATCAAGTTGCAATTGGCAATTTAAATCCTTACAATTTTGAGCAATTTAACGATTGGATTCCTTCAGAC CTCTCTAAATATAGCATTTGGGCAGGcttttgcaaaaaaagaaTGTCATCGAAAACTGACAAACTAATACAAAAATCGAGGCTTCAGGAGTTTgtgcaaaagaaaaatcctaaaatcCAGTCCATTGAAGTTATGGAAAAGGTACAGATAATAGAGGAGGAAACTTGCATTAATGaggatttattaaaatacgctACTGGTAGCAGAGCTGACATTCGGGAAGAACCAATTTTAGAACATACTGATCCAGAAGAAGAATCAAAATCCAATACTGTGAGCCCTGTAATATACAAAAATCCGTTTTTAAAGAGGAAAAGAATCAGTAAATTTCCTAAAACGTTTTATTACGGAAATGACGTCGTTAAAAGTAGATACTTTTGCTCAGAAACTTCTTTCGAACCAGAAACAATAAGGCcaaaaaacgattttgagAGTGAAAATAACTCAGATGTAGGCAAAGAAGAAGTTGCATTTGTAGATGAACTTTTCAAAAAGGTCGATTCAAGCCAAATAGAAAGGCTATCAAATGATGAAACCATATTGAAATCCTGTGAAAACAGCAATGATATTGCTGTAAAAGTATCATGTGGCGAGCGGCAAACTGCAATCGAAAGGGCCCTTTTTGTTAACGACGGCTCTAGGGAGGGTTTTACT gATCAGCATGATAGTAAAAGAAGAAAACTGGGACCTTGCAGGAGAGtgggattaaaaaaaacatccatTACACAAAAAACGCTTCATAGTTTCTTTACTAACCTCAGAAAAGCAGACTGA
- the Rilpl gene encoding RILP-like protein homolog isoform X3, with product MPRIRNNLQYYKMEETSDLSGDVTVVDVYDIASEIGKECEKIIDRYGADAVTSLMPKVINALELLESLATRNERENTVLNELQLKISQLENDKLEKAEYRQKFEKELEVIEEQWRSETKELVTVVSKLQEENRKLLKDQNPNNYSPTTSTDCLNDAEMLQRLKDSLEKQRDEIREKEKMIQEKCLDVDNLKSQIDRLTTTSKELRRKHKSMQTQVRTLCDERADFLVQMQDQQRDINALRKRLGLAQKENEDLIMCDIPIPVNKAVYDLDDPNRPRFTTQELKDILHERNELKARVSDLEDELETFRPKKKVDTPVDEEAPVQGPLPYEPDDAPWKKSSSESGIRKFFRKIFSESSGGPSFPKRSLSTLSKMALSSTSDSVQY from the exons atgccTCGAATAAGAAATAACCTTcaatattacaaaatggaaGAAACTAGTGATTTATCAGGAGATGTCACAGTCGTGGACGTGTATGATATTGCGTCTGAAATTGGAAAGGAATGTGAAAAAATCATCGACAG ATATGGAGCTGATGCTGTTACCTCCCTAATGCCAAAAGTGATTAATGCCCTCGAGCTACTAGAAAGCCTAGCTACTAGAAACGAACGGGAAAATACAGTATTAAACGAGTTACAACTAAAAATCTCTCAACTCGAAAATGACAAGTTGGAAAAAGCGGAATATCGGCAGAAATTCGAAAag GAGCTAGAAGTTATTGAAGAACAGTGGCGTTCTGAAACTAAAGAGCTTGTAACTGTGGTGTCAAAACTGCaagaagaaaatagaaaattgttaaaagaCCAGAACCCAAATAACTATTCTCCAACTACGTCTACAGACTGCCTCAATGATGCGGAAATGCTGCAACGCCTAAAAGACAGCTTAGAGAAGCAGAGAGATGAGATcagggaaaaagaaaaaatgatacaAGAGAAGTGCTTAGACGTTGACAAT ttaaaatcgCAAATAGATAGACTAACAACGACTAGTAAAGAATTACGCAGAAAGCATAAATCCATGCAAACCCAAGTACGGACTCTCTGCGATGAGAGAGCCGATTTTTTGGTGCAGATGCAGGATCAACAAAGGGATATTAATGCCCTCAGGAAGCGCTTGGGTTTGGCACAAAAAGAGAATGAAGATCTGATAATG tgtGATATTCCAATTCCTGTCAACAAGGCTGTGTACGATTTGGACGATCCAAATAGACCTCGATTCACTACTCAAGAATTGAAGGATATATTGCATGAAAGGAATGAGCTTAAAGCACGAGTAAGTGATTTAGAAGACGAGTTGGAGACTTTCAGACCCAAAAAGAAGGTTGATAC TCCTGTGGATGAAGAAGCGCCAGTCCAAGGTCCTTTACCTTACGAACCGGATGATGCACCTTGGAAGAAGTCTTCATCTGAGTCAGGAATAAGAAAGTT ttttcggAAGATATTTTCCGAGAGCAGCGGCGGTCCTAGTTTTCCTAAGCGTAGCTTATCCACCCTCTCGAAGATGGCTCTATCATCGACTAGCGACTCAGTGCaatactaa
- the Rilpl gene encoding RILP-like protein homolog isoform X1, with product MPRIRNNLQYYKMEETSDLSGDVTVVDVYDIASEIGKECEKIIDRYGADAVTSLMPKVINALELLESLATRNERENTVLNELQLKISQLENDKLEKAEYRQKFEKELEVIEEQWRSETKELVTVVSKLQEENRKLLKDQNPNNYSPTTSTDCLNDAEMLQRLKDSLEKQRDEIREKEKMIQEKCLDVDNLKSQIDRLTTTSKELRRKHKSMQTQVRTLCDERADFLVQMQDQQRDINALRKRLGLAQKENEDLIMCDIPIPVNKAVYDLDDPNRPRFTTQELKDILHERNELKARVSDLEDELETFRPKKKVDTFRNKLFNFGPSACDSLLILSNFSSVTFSKQPSPAEEADLYPVDEEAPVQGPLPYEPDDAPWKKSSSESGIRKFFRKIFSESSGGPSFPKRSLSTLSKMALSSTSDSVQY from the exons atgccTCGAATAAGAAATAACCTTcaatattacaaaatggaaGAAACTAGTGATTTATCAGGAGATGTCACAGTCGTGGACGTGTATGATATTGCGTCTGAAATTGGAAAGGAATGTGAAAAAATCATCGACAG ATATGGAGCTGATGCTGTTACCTCCCTAATGCCAAAAGTGATTAATGCCCTCGAGCTACTAGAAAGCCTAGCTACTAGAAACGAACGGGAAAATACAGTATTAAACGAGTTACAACTAAAAATCTCTCAACTCGAAAATGACAAGTTGGAAAAAGCGGAATATCGGCAGAAATTCGAAAag GAGCTAGAAGTTATTGAAGAACAGTGGCGTTCTGAAACTAAAGAGCTTGTAACTGTGGTGTCAAAACTGCaagaagaaaatagaaaattgttaaaagaCCAGAACCCAAATAACTATTCTCCAACTACGTCTACAGACTGCCTCAATGATGCGGAAATGCTGCAACGCCTAAAAGACAGCTTAGAGAAGCAGAGAGATGAGATcagggaaaaagaaaaaatgatacaAGAGAAGTGCTTAGACGTTGACAAT ttaaaatcgCAAATAGATAGACTAACAACGACTAGTAAAGAATTACGCAGAAAGCATAAATCCATGCAAACCCAAGTACGGACTCTCTGCGATGAGAGAGCCGATTTTTTGGTGCAGATGCAGGATCAACAAAGGGATATTAATGCCCTCAGGAAGCGCTTGGGTTTGGCACAAAAAGAGAATGAAGATCTGATAATG tgtGATATTCCAATTCCTGTCAACAAGGCTGTGTACGATTTGGACGATCCAAATAGACCTCGATTCACTACTCAAGAATTGAAGGATATATTGCATGAAAGGAATGAGCTTAAAGCACGAGTAAGTGATTTAGAAGACGAGTTGGAGACTTTCAGACCCAAAAAGAAGGTTGATAC atttagaaataagctttttaattttgggcCAAGTGCATGTGATAGCCTCCtcattttgtcaaattttagcAGTGTTACTTTTAGTAAACAGCCTTCACCAGCCGAGGAGGCTGATCTTTA TCCTGTGGATGAAGAAGCGCCAGTCCAAGGTCCTTTACCTTACGAACCGGATGATGCACCTTGGAAGAAGTCTTCATCTGAGTCAGGAATAAGAAAGTT ttttcggAAGATATTTTCCGAGAGCAGCGGCGGTCCTAGTTTTCCTAAGCGTAGCTTATCCACCCTCTCGAAGATGGCTCTATCATCGACTAGCGACTCAGTGCaatactaa